One Etheostoma cragini isolate CJK2018 chromosome 6, CSU_Ecrag_1.0, whole genome shotgun sequence DNA window includes the following coding sequences:
- the nbeal2 gene encoding neurobeachin-like protein 2 isoform X5 encodes MSNHKGGGMASKERLYELWMLFYTKKDVGYLQQWLVAFVASFERLIDVQSLEPRRMEECSSDVPLLPREVLVLLSTQLSQSAVQLSDTTEPNGTAPHPLLLIKFFIIVCRNMENIDPDKTPDFVFETIKLLNFCLDKLKKGQGEHSSLEMVVQYGLVLCESLFDPYQTWRRHLAGEEVSLMERNKYKFSPLALPEELSALYHESLQESEQIPELLTLRFVHLQGAVISGGKKNGLLSITSQSVEDLFSVLRVWCCRTSSEPKDTRLPRMTLQCLTAMIHLLHSSSPAERQVEITAILESYFQLLNWNRPLSSEQQERQSWEDNLISLQSQMLTAVPEILQCADRPVLQAVFLNNNCFEHILRLVQNSKVLEKGSDSITVHALEVLTAIMSNSPSAKEVFKERIGYSQLFDVLKSQGQPTKRLLQELMNMAVEGKHAHAHHLGISNEQPLLLLLQWLPDLSGQRDLQLLVAQWLAAVCGASLSCRTVAVEAGMVGALLQVLSQPQSLDRQCADALLGLLQDLGSLCLRPEELKSLLRLLRVDQDNGAVVGKVHPYCPRTIQILSAMAAREGQDSALQYFDLTPPMAGIMVPTVQRWPGSGFAFHAWLCLNMEFSNNRKPPANSGTGAQHDMGKGPRRKQLYSFFTASGTGLEAFFTMEGVLVVAVCTKKDYMAVTLPEHPLVDSCWHSVAIVHIPGRRPFGQNLVTIYIDGEQRKTAQLRFPSFSEPFTSCCIGSAGHRTTTTTTSPNLPTSLSSNPSPEFAFPAHGPSLIRSQSFPATFAGGRWGSYGDSPVHTIPAGLQDTEWGTPTSLDGLLGTAFICHEALQQTQTRTLHAAGPNHVSLFKAEGELSDLNSKLLLYYTPQAFKSQICLDLSPNHQYDGRLTGHRVVNWDIKDVVNVVGGIGVLLPLLEQVCEAEQVYNGGQEISDLLGPELTSPRGPAAMLLPLNKSAEGRLERNSIAAFLLMVKNLIRHHPVNQESLLHCHGPSIIGAMLSKVPGSMMDMNVLRACQLLLEQVFNEGNSTLLQQLYQHLLFDFRIWTKSHFAVCLAHVQYLASVINKGKQRMKRKYGVQYVLDTIRTYYSVEKDGSSLSDEKKTIQNSLFALLKDFLKSPTQEDLHSVLAYILTVGEEKQAVKSLDVLYELLRSSPPREQVQAVLLDWGVEQLYCLLLNPNFGDEARERVFRVLYKILKSERVSERNKQRIKLKDFGYLGLVCFLDENPVTMTTVRCLYEQVLATDATPNFRDLLAVVCLSHRAELTVRLDVCRKLFHLIYSNDDYVKQLARQPGWQDVLTKLYVKECYESHAASIAGSSTNSSFEPNYRPPLCRDQAVVTEDTDIFLNYHTSQDIENEEEVEGGPRDISERLSDLSQSPPNGGVKNFTDSLHFKSFDSVDQESHSSIVSNAVDITSSRPDEEGRDYQPLSPFGSPFDMELGGTGDTGPHTPAGSLTNTPSPLEQGKPFPPARPRKSSSLSNVLDDTSYGTDPPTGDTISNTSNPQQTPEEELCNLLTNIVFSVLWSGSGAEVAEDVVWRGRGQVFSVLTKLGSSCQLVRPPDDIKRSLLEMMLESSLSDLRDAQGVSLPFCPSLVRLLRLLQDFLFAEGTDNNTLWSEKIFEGVVNLLDKLQAWHSTPGSPGNNELKEMAQIGLRIITGYIKQQHSQVCVMAYVKLHSLLQTVLCLSWEEVCFLLGQLGAPLWPEGSMDGTNSVHAETFSQLVPIVRTLLDQHADPITLQNLLPNLPITNGSTTFAQDLKAYCHTLEWQGFFQQQVQATMEQYELDTFGRSHDIMSNFWNSCFDALMSTAIKRDKDRSDSKSKFQEVIVDPCLKRAKSENNRYHSLQKQSSSQQGVVWQHWKALRRLLTSERGAWANKVQPEVKWKLSNAETYSKMRLKLVPNYNYDPHIEASALRDNMGADSPRSSEPLPLAVAKEAKVSDMEDDQLGDEDLVFLDNKVEGEDENQKEKLVLSEDCELITIVAVVPGRLEVTTHHLYFYDGSSEKEETEEGIGFDFKRPLSQLREVHLRRYNLRRSALELFFIDQAHYFINFKKKVRNKVYSRILGLRPPNLFYFGSRSPQELLKASGLTQKWVCREISNFEYLMQLNTISGRTYNDLSQYPVFPWILCDYTSTTLNLEDPSVFRDLSKPIGVVNSRHAQNVREKYESFEDPTGTIDKFHYGTHYSNAAGVMHYMIRMEPFTTLHIQLQSGRFDCADRQFHSVAAAWQARMESPADVKELIPEFFYYPEFLQNMNGFNLGQLQISQEPLTDVLLPCWATSREDFIKKHRKALECEHVSSHLHEWIDLIFGYKQRGEEAVKALNVFYYCTYEGAVDLDAIANETERKALEGIISNFGQTPCQLLKEPHPPRMSAENAVRRQARLDTLPLNIFEQLDKLRPFVEVVSDGLPLVQAVVPKSQNRSFIIQGSDILVTVSSNGLIGTHSWLPYDKNIANYFTFTKDPTMTNPKTQRFLSGPFSPGVEISAQVLVVSNDGRLLFSGGNWDCSLRVTQLGKGKLVGRICRHIDVVTCLALDLCGIYLISGSRDTSCIVWQVLQQGGFSSGLSPRPVQILGGHDQEVTCVAISTELDMALSGSKDGTVIVHTVRRGQFLRTLRPPGDSCIPVQISGLQVGMEGHIVVQTSQEKRLNRKGKYSIHVYSVNSRHMSSFTIEEQVTALHLVSEHLILGTAQGNLHIRDLCSLKALVTPLALKVPVRSVSVTKECSHILVGLEDGKLTVVGAGKPEEVRSGQFSRRLWGSTRRISQVSSGETEYNPTENPGK; translated from the exons AAAGACGTGGGCTATCTGCAACAGTGGCTGGTGGCGTTTGTGGCATCCTTTGAGAGGCTCATAGATGTGCAGTCACTGGAGCCGCGAAG GATGGAGGAGTGCAGCTCAGACGTGCCCTTGCTCCCAAGGGAGGTCCTGGTGCTCCTCAGCACCCAGTTAAGTCAGAGTGCGGTGCAGCTCTCCGATACCACCGAGCCCAATGGCACCGCCCCTCACCCCTTGCTCCTCATCAAGTTCTTCATCATTGTCTGCAG GAATATGGAGAACATTGACCCAGACAAGACTCcggattttgtttttgaaaccaTCAAGCTTTTGAATTTCTGTTTGGACAAG CTAAAGAAGGGACAAGGGGAGCATTCATCTCTGGAGATGGTTGTGCAGTATGGACTCGTGCTGTGTGAAAGTCTCTTTGACCCATATCAGACGTGGAGGAGACACCTGGCAGG GGAAGAAGTGAGCTTGATGGAGAGAAACAAGTATAAGTTCTCCCCATTGGCCTTGCCAGAGGAGCTGTCTGCTCTTTACCATG AAAGTCTCCAGGAAAGCGAGCAGATCCCTGAGCTCCTTACGCTCAGATTTGTTCATCTCCAGGGAGCTGTCATCAGTGGAGGAAAG AAGAATGGCCTTCTCTCTATCACCAGTCAATCTGTTGAGGACCTGTTCTCTGTTCTGCGAGTGTGGTGCTGCCGGACCTCCTCTGAACCCAAAGATACGCGGCTCCCACGGATGACCCTGCAGTGCTTGACCGCAATGATCCACCTCCTGCACTCCAGCAGCCCTGCTGAGCGGCAAGTGGAGATCACGGCCATACTGGAGAGCTACTTTCAGCTCCTTAACTGGAACCGTCCACTGAGCAGTGAGcagcaagagagacagagctggGAAGACAACCTGATCTCCCTCCAGAGTCAAATGCTTA CTGCTGTTCCTGAGATCCTGCAGTGCGCTGACAGGCCAGTCCTGCAGGCTGTGTTTCTCAACAACAACTGCTTTGAACACATCCTCAGGCTCGTTCAGAACAGCAAG GTTTTGGAGAAAGGATCAGACAGTATTACAGTTCATGCTTTAGAAGTCCTCACAGCTATAATGAGCAACTCACCCTCTGCTAAG GAGGTTTTCAAAGAGAGGATTGGCTACTCCCAACTGTTTGATGTGCTGAAGAGTCAAGGTCAACCCACCAAAAGGCTTCTGCAGGAGCTGATGAACATG GCAGTGGAGGGAAAGCATGCCCACGCCCATCACCTTGGCATTAGTAACGAACAGCCTTTGCTGCTACTCCTGCAATGGCTGCCTGACCTGTCGGGTCAGAGGGACCTTCAGCTGCTGGTGGCCCAGTGGCTGGCTGCCGTCTGTGGTGCCTCCTTATCCTGTCGCACTGTGGCTGTGGAGGCAGGCATGGTGGGTGCTTTGCTGCAGGTGCTTTCACAGCCCCAGAGTCTGGACAGGCAGTGTGCAGATGCCCTGCTGGGCCTCCTGCAGGACCTGGGTTCCTTGTGTTTGAGACCAGAGGAGCTTAAGAGCCTGCTCAGACTGCTCAGGGTGGATCAGGACAATGGTGCGGTGGTGGGGAAGGTGCACCCCTACTGCCCTCGCACCATCCAAATTCTCTCGGCCATGGCAGCCAGAGAAGGCCAGGACAGTGCCTTGCAGTACTTTGATCTTACTCCCCCCATGGCAGGTATTATGGTTCCCACAGTCCAGCGCTGGCCAGGCAGCGGGTTTGCCTTTCACGCCTGGCTCTGCCTCAACATGGAGTTCTCCAACAACCGTAAACCTCCTGCCAACTCTGGCACAGGAGCTCAGCATGACATGGGGAAAGGACCACGCAGAAAGCAGCTCTACAG TTTCTTCACAGCTAGTGGAACTGGGCTAGAGGCATTTTTTACCATGGAGGGAGTGCTGGTGGTGGCTGTTTGCACTAAAAAAGACTACATGGCCGTCACACTGCCAGAGCACCCACTAGTTGACTCATGCTGG CATTCAGTAGCTATAGTCCACATCCCGGGCCGTCGTCCATTTGGTCAGAACCTGGTCACCATCTACATTGATGGAGAGCAGCGTAAAACTGCTCAGCTTCGCTTTCCATCTTTCAGTGAG CCTTTTACCTCGTGCTGCATTGGATCGGCAGGCCACCGGACCACTACAACCACCACCTCCCCCAATCTGCCCACGTCCTTGTCCTCTAACCCATCGCCTGAGTTTGCCTTCCCTGCCCATGGCCCCTCCCTTATCCGTTCCCAGTCCTTCCCAGCCACATTTGCAGGAGGCCGTTGGGGATCTTACGGAGACTCCCCAGTGCACACCATCCCAGCAGGACTGCAGGACACAGAGTGGGGCACACCCACGTCTCTGGATGGGCTCCTAGGAACTGCCTTCATTTGCCACGAGGCTCTGCAGCAGACACAGACGAGAACTCTGCATGCTGCAG GCCCCAATCATGTGTCCTTATTCAAAGCAGAGGGAGAGTTATCAGATCTCAACAGCAAGCTTCTGCTCTACTACACTCCACAG GCCTTTAAGAGCCAGATATGTTTGGACCTGTCGCCCAATCACCAATATGATGGCAGGCTTACAGGACACCGGGTAGTGAACTGGGACATCAAG GATGTTGTTAACGTGGTGGGAGGTATAGGGGTTTTGCTGCCCCTGCTCGAGCAAGTATGTGAGGCCGAGCAGGTTTACAACGGCGGTCAGGAGATCTCAGACCTGCTGGGACCAGAGCTTACCTCCCCCAGAGGCCCCGCTGCCATGCTGCTGCCACTGAACAAGTCTGCAG aggGCAGACTAGAGAGAAACAGCATCGCTGCCTTCCTGCTGATGGTGAAAAACCTGATTCGTCATCACCCGGTCAATCAGGAGAGCCTGCTGCACTGCCATGGGCCGAGCATTATAGGAGCCATGCTCAGCAAA GTTCCTGGCAGTATGATGGACATGAATGTTTTAAGGGCCTGTCAGCTACTGTTGGAGCAGGTTTTCAATGAGGGGAACAGCACACTGCTACAGCAACTCTACCAGCACCTGCTCTTTGATTTTCGCATCTGGACTAAAAGCCATTTTGCTGTTTGTCTGG CCCACGTGCAGTACCTAGCGTCTGTGATAAACAAAGGGAAGCAGCGCATGAAGAGGAAGTACGGAGTCCAATATGTTCTGGATACCATTCGCACATACTACAG TGTGGAAAAAGACGGAAGCTCTCTGTCTGATGAAAAGAAGACGATTCAAAACTCTTTGTTCGCCTTGCTGAAAGACTTTCTAAAGTCTCCTACACAAGAGGATCTTCACAGTGTCCTCGCATACATTCTGACTGTCGGAGAGGAGAAGCAG GCGGTGAAATCCTTGGATGTGCTGTATGAACTCTTGAGGAGCAGCCCTCCGCGTGAGCAGGTGCAGGCCGTGCTGCTGGACTGGGGCGTGGAGCAGCTGTACTGCTTGCTGCTCAATCCAAACTTTGGAGACGAGGCCAGAGAGAGGGTGTTCAGG GTTTTATACAAAATCCTCAAAAGCGAGCGAGTATCTGAGCGCAACAAGCAGCGGATTAAGCTGAAAGATTTTGGATATCTTGGCCTGGTTTGTTTCCTTGATGAAAATCCCGTAACCATGACCACTGTGCGATGTCTGTACGAGCAGGTCCTTGCTACAG ATGCCACCCCTAACTTTAGAGACCTCCTGGCTGTGGTCTGTTTGTCCCATCGAGCTGAGCTCACTGTGCGCTTAGACGTCTGCCGCAAG CTCTTTCATCTGATCTACTCCAACGACGATTATGTGAAGCAGCTTGCTAGGCAGCCCGGCTGGCAAGATGTTTTGACCAAGCTCTATGTGAAAGAGTGCTATGAGTCCCACGCTGCCAGCATTGCCGGCTCAAGCACCAACAGCTCCTTCGAGCCAAACTACCGGCCGCCACTGTGCAGAGATCAGGCTGTGGTTACAGAGGACACAGACATCTTCCTGAACTACCACACTTCGCAGGACATTGAGAATGAGGAAGAGGTTGAAGGTGGCCCACGGGACATCTCTGAGAGATTATCTGATTTGTCCCAGTCACCTCCAAATGGAGGTGTTAAAAACTTCACCGACTCCCTCCATTTTAAGTCGTTTGATTCAGTGGACCAGGAGAGCCACTCGTCCATCGTCTCTAATGCAGTTGACATCACCTCATCTCGTCCCGATGAGGAGGGGAGAGACTACCAGCCCCTCTCCCCTTTTGGTAGCCCCTTTGATATGGAGCTAGGGGGCACTGGAGATACTGGCCCACACACTCCTGCAGGTAGTCTGACAAACACGCCATCTCCTCTAGAGCAAGGAAAACCTTTTCCACCTGCCAGACCTAGGAAGAGCTCCAGTTTGTCCAACGTGCTGGATGATACCAGCTATGGGACAGACCCTCCAACTGGAGACACAATCTCCAATACGTCCAACCCACAA CAGACCCCTGAGGAGGAGCTGTGCAACCTGCTAACCAACATTGTCTTCTCCGTGCTGTGGAGCGGCAGCGGCGCGGAGGTTGCGGAGGATGTGGTGTGGAGGGGAAGAGGGCAGGtcttttctgttctcaccaaaCTGGGCTCCTCTTGCCAACTGGTCCGCCCTCCCGATGACATCAAACGCAG TCTGTTGGAGATGATGCTGGAATCGTCTCTGTCAGACCTGAGGGACGCCCAGGGAGTGTCTCTTCCTTTCTGTCCTAGTCTGGTTCGGCTCCTCAGGCTGCTGCAGGACTTCTTGTTTGCTGAGGGGACAGACAACAACACCCTGTGGAGTGAAAAG ATCTTTGAAGGGGTGGTAAACCTGCTGGACAAGTTGCAGGCCTGGCATAGCACCCCTGGCAGCCCTGGGAACAACGAATTGAAGGAAATGGCCCAGATTGGTCTGCGTATCATCACTGGATATATCAAACAGCAGCACTCACAG gtgtgtgtgatggcCTATGTGAAGCTCCACAGCCTTCTACAGACGGTGCTGTGTCTGAGCTGGGAGGAGGTGTGCTTCCTGCTGGGGCAGCTGGGCGCCCCCCTGTGGCCAGAAGGCTCAATGGACGGCACCAACAGTGTGCATGCAGAAACTTTCTCCCAGCTTGTGCCCATCGTGCGTACGCTGCTCGACCAGCATGCCGACCCTATCACCCTCCAAAACCTTCTGCCCAACCTGCCCATCACCAACGGCAGCACCACCTTCGCCCAGGACCTCAAGGCTTACTGTCACACACTGGAGTGGCAGGGTTTTTTCCAGCAACAG GTTCAGGCCACCATGGAGCAGTATGAGCTGGACACGTTTGGGAGGAGCCATGACATCATGTCCAATTTCTGGAATTCCTGCTTTGATGCCCTGATGAGTACAGCCATAAAACGGGACAAAGACAGATCAGACAGCAAGTCCAAATTTCAG GAAGTGATTGTGGACCCCTGCCTGAAGCGAGCCAAAAGTGAGAACAACAGGTACCACAGTTTGCAGAAGCAGAGCTCCAGCCAGCAGGGGGTGGTGTGGCAGCACTGGAAAGCTCTCCGCAGGCTTCTGACCAGTGAGAGAGGAGCATGGGCCAACAA AGTTCAACCAGAGGTAAAATGGAAACTGTCCAATGCAGAGACTTATTCAAAGATGCGTCTCAAACTTGTACCCAACTACAACTATGATCCTCACATTGAGGCCAGTGCCCTGAGGGACAACATGG GGGCCGACAGCCCACGTAGCTCTGAACCCCTCCCGCTTGCTGTTGCGAAGGAAGCAAAAGTTAGCGACATGGAGGATGATCAGTTAGGAGACGAAGACCTCGTCTTTTTGGATAACAA GGTTGAGGGAGAAGACGAgaaccagaaagaaaaactggTTCTGTCTGAAGACTGTGAGCTCATCACTATCGTGGCAGTTGTTCCGGGTCGTCTGGAGGTTACCACGCACCATCTTTATTTCTATGATGGAAGCAGTgagaaagaagagacagaggaag GAATCGGGTTTGATTTCAAGAGACCTCTGTCTCAGCTAAGAGAAGTGCATTTGAGGCGCTACAACCTGCGGCGATCTGCACTGGAGCTGTTTTTCATAGACCAGGCTCATTACTTCATTAACTTCAAGAAGAAG GTACGAAACAAAGTGTACTCTAGGATACTTGGGCTGCGGCCTCCCAACCTGTTTTACTTTGGCTCTCGCTCCCCCCAAGAGCTGCTGAAGGCATCTGGGCTTACACAG AAATGGGTGTGCAGAGAAATCTCCAATTTCGAGTACTTGATGCAACTGAACACCATTTCTGGACGCACTTATAACGACCTGTCGCAGTATCCTGTG tTCCCTTGGATCTTGTGTGACTATACCTCTACCACTCTGAATCTGGAGGACCCGTCAGTTTTCAGAGACTTGTCCAAACCCATAGGTGTGGTCAACTCCCGCCATGCACAGAATGTCAGAGAAAA GTATGAGAGCTTTGAGGACCCAACTGGCACCATCGACAAATTTCACTATGGCACACACTACTCTAATGCAGCAGGAGTTATGCACTACATGATCCGCATGGAGCCTTTCACAACTCTGCATATTCAGCTGCAGAGTGGCAG GTTTGACTGTGCAGACAGACAGTTCCACTCGGTGGCAGCAGCCTGGCAGGCTCGCATGGAGAGTCCAGCTGACGTGAAAGAGCTCATCCCGGAGTTCTTCTACTACCCAGAATTCCTGCAGAACATGAACG GTTTTAACCTGGGACAGTTGCAGATATCTCAGGAACCATTGACAGATGTTCTGCTGCCTTGTTGGGCCACATCAAGAGAAGACTTCATCAAGAAACACAGGAAAGCACTG GAATGTGAACATGTGTCCAGTCACCTCCATGAGTGGATTGACCTGATCTTTGGTTACAAACAGAGAGGCGAGGAGGCAGTGAAAGCCCTCAATGTCTTCTACTACTGCACATATGAGG GTGCAGTAGATCTGGATGCAATTGCCAACGAGACGGAGCGTAAGGCCCTGGAAGGCATCATCAGCAACTTTGGACAGACTCCCTGTCAGCTCCTTAAG GAACCGCATCCCCCTCGTATGTCAGCTGAGAACGCAGTTAGGCGGCAGGCCCGCCTGGACACTCTGCCCCTGAATATCTTTGAGCAGCTCGACAAACTCCGGCCATTTGTGGAG GTGGTAAGTGATGGCCTTCCGCTGGTCCAGGCAGTGGTACCAAAGAGCCAGAATCGCTCCTTCATCATCCAGGGCTCAGATATACTG GTGACTGTGAGTTCAAACGGGTTGATAGGGACACACAGCTGGCTGCCATACGACAAAAACATCGCCAACTACTTCACCTTCACTAAGGACCCCACCATGACTAATCCCAA AACGCAGCGTTTCTTGAGCGGACCTTTCTCTCCCGGGGTGGAGATCAGTGCTCAGGTGCTCGTGGTGTCCAACGACGGCCGCCTGCTGTTCAGTGGAGGAAACTGGGACTGCAGTCTCCGTGTCACCCAACTGGGGAAGGGCAAGCTGGTGGGCAGGATCTGTCGCCACATTG ATGTTGTTACGTGCTTGGCTCTGGATCTCTGTGGCATCTACCTTATCTCCGGATCAAGGGACACATCCTGTATAGTGTGGCAGGTTCTACAGCAG GGTGGCTTCTCCAGCGGTCTGTCTCCTCGGCCGGTGCAGATTCTCGGGGGACATGACCAGGAGGTCACCTGTGTGGCCATCAGCACTGAACTGGACATGGCTCTCTCAGGGTCGAAG GATGGGACTGTGATCGTGCACACTGTTCGACGAGGCCAATTCCTGCGAACGCTGCGGCCTCCTGGTGATAGCTGTATACCCGTTCAAATCTCTGGGCTCCAGGTGGGCATGGAAGGCCACATAGTGGTACAGACCTCGCAGGAGAAACGATTAAACAGAAAG GGCAAGTACTCCATTCATGTTTACTCAGTAAACAGTCGTCATATGTCCTCCTTCACCATAGAGGAGCAGGTGACTGCCCTCCACCTTGTGTCTGAACACCTCATCCTGGGGACTGCACAGGGCAACCTCCACATACGAGATTTATGCAG CCTGAAAGCTCTAGTAACGCCCCTGGCCTTGAAGGTTCCTGTGAGAAGTGTGTCTGTCACCAAAGAGTGCAGCCACATCCTAGTGGGACTAGAGGACGGGAAGTTAACTGTGGTGGGTGCAGGGAAGCCAGAGGAG GTTCGTTCAGGACAATTCTCTCGTCGCCTGTGGGGCTCCACACGCCGCATCTCTCAGGTGTCCTCAGGTGAAACCGAGTATAATCCCACTGAGAATCCTGGCAAATGA